The Thermanaerovibrio acidaminovorans DSM 6589 genome contains a region encoding:
- a CDS encoding ComEC/Rec2 family competence protein → MGPLAEAPALLPALSVVLGASAARTQVPLWPCLAAVLALWGGACLIHLLVAQGGPRGLSWVAPWVLAFSLLGLLRGYWAVERRIEPSEVRCQGIVVHERTWGRGQAGLVSTPLGRLVVISRVPISEGDRVELSGRVVPLEPPEGDGFDQEVYWRSQGAVGAFEGGISVLQGESGVLSRLLKMRLHLERRVLLELPPLCRGYVAAALFGLRDQELTEAHRRWGTSHVLAVSGFHVGLVLLGFSLIPLFRGPRSIWLSIPLWGYVALAGFSASAVRAAAMAQVGLLGVALGRGVRGMGLLASGAYGVLMVNPWLGFNIGFMLSVSSVAVLLGYGARLGGAGYPLISAAVWFATYPLVSRWFGFAPLVGLLSNLLAMPFFTVYLGLLIPASALALALGVDWPVLPLEWVAEAYGGFMDLLWRAFPRVIPYHPALEMVSLWVLALGILLGLGFRGRRLWVAVGLVVISSLAFLWMGGYPLNGV, encoded by the coding sequence GTGGGCCCCCTGGCGGAGGCTCCCGCCCTGCTTCCAGCCCTATCGGTGGTCCTGGGGGCCAGCGCCGCCAGGACCCAGGTCCCCCTCTGGCCCTGCCTGGCGGCGGTGCTGGCCCTCTGGGGGGGCGCATGTCTCATACACCTCCTGGTGGCCCAAGGGGGGCCTCGGGGATTGTCATGGGTGGCCCCTTGGGTCCTGGCGTTCTCCCTTCTGGGGCTGCTCCGGGGGTACTGGGCGGTGGAGCGGCGGATAGAGCCATCGGAGGTCCGATGTCAAGGGATCGTGGTCCACGAGAGGACCTGGGGCAGGGGCCAGGCGGGGCTGGTCTCCACCCCCCTGGGGCGGCTGGTGGTGATCAGCCGGGTCCCCATCTCCGAGGGGGATCGGGTGGAGCTCTCGGGCCGGGTGGTCCCCCTGGAGCCACCGGAGGGGGACGGGTTCGATCAGGAGGTCTACTGGAGATCCCAGGGGGCCGTGGGGGCCTTCGAGGGGGGTATCTCGGTCCTCCAGGGGGAATCCGGGGTTCTCTCCAGGCTCTTGAAGATGCGGCTCCACCTGGAGCGGCGGGTGTTGCTTGAGCTGCCGCCCCTTTGCAGGGGGTACGTTGCCGCCGCCCTCTTCGGGCTCAGGGACCAGGAACTGACAGAGGCCCACCGCCGGTGGGGCACCTCCCACGTGCTGGCCGTGTCGGGTTTTCACGTGGGTCTGGTACTCCTCGGTTTCAGCCTGATCCCCCTCTTCCGGGGTCCCAGGTCCATCTGGCTCTCCATCCCACTGTGGGGCTACGTGGCGCTGGCGGGGTTCTCCGCCAGCGCGGTGAGGGCCGCCGCCATGGCCCAGGTGGGGCTTCTTGGGGTGGCCCTGGGCAGGGGCGTCAGGGGGATGGGGCTCCTGGCCTCCGGGGCCTACGGGGTATTGATGGTGAACCCTTGGCTAGGCTTTAATATTGGTTTCATGTTATCCGTGTCGAGCGTTGCGGTGCTGCTGGGCTACGGGGCCCGCCTCGGTGGGGCCGGGTACCCCCTGATCTCCGCCGCGGTCTGGTTCGCCACCTATCCCCTGGTGTCCCGGTGGTTCGGCTTCGCCCCCCTGGTGGGGCTACTGAGCAACCTGCTGGCCATGCCGTTCTTCACCGTATACCTGGGGCTCCTGATCCCCGCCTCGGCCCTGGCGCTGGCGCTTGGGGTGGACTGGCCGGTGTTGCCCCTGGAGTGGGTGGCGGAGGCCTATGGGGGCTTCATGGACCTGCTATGGAGGGCCTTCCCCCGGGTGATCCCCTACCATCCGGCCTTGGAGATGGTGTCCCTATGGGTGTTGGCCCTGGGGATCCTCCTGGGGCTTGGGTTCCGGGGGCGACGGCTCTGGGTGGCGGTGGGCCTGGTGGTGATCTCGTCCCTGGCGTTCCTATGGATGGGGGGGTATCCCCTGAATGGGGTTTAG
- a CDS encoding tRNA dihydrouridine synthase, protein MMVGSLGAIGGVQVDGPLWLAPMAGITTPSVRLFQRRIGVSLVHTEMVSALGLKYRGEKSRRILIPLPGEEPVIPQLFGPSGEDLLEGARIALGEYPFRAVEVNMACPMPKVVSKGSGAAMLKDPDLAARAVALLKGLGVSVWVKARVLPGGFEETLRFCGRLFEAGLDLLLLHGRTSPQRYEGRADVEQVIRLSRAFPGRVVGSGDVFSPDDALRYLEGGCVAVLLARGFVRDPLLALRCARRLGLRPPGDADLKGALLELGDMLASHEGERTCLILVKRMVAGALKGHPHDAERRNRVMSLKSWGDLREFILAWPL, encoded by the coding sequence ATGATGGTGGGCTCTCTCGGGGCCATAGGGGGGGTGCAGGTGGATGGGCCCCTGTGGTTGGCCCCCATGGCGGGGATAACCACCCCCTCGGTGAGGCTCTTTCAGCGTCGGATAGGTGTCTCCCTGGTGCACACCGAGATGGTGAGCGCCCTCGGGTTGAAGTACCGGGGGGAGAAGAGCCGCCGGATCCTGATCCCTCTGCCTGGGGAGGAGCCGGTGATCCCCCAGCTCTTCGGCCCCAGCGGGGAGGACCTGCTGGAGGGGGCCCGGATAGCCCTGGGGGAGTATCCGTTCAGGGCGGTGGAGGTAAACATGGCCTGTCCCATGCCCAAGGTGGTCAGCAAGGGAAGCGGGGCTGCCATGCTGAAGGACCCGGATCTGGCCGCCCGAGCGGTGGCGCTCCTCAAGGGACTTGGCGTGTCGGTCTGGGTGAAGGCCCGGGTCCTTCCCGGGGGATTCGAGGAGACGCTCCGGTTCTGCGGGAGGTTATTCGAGGCGGGGCTGGACCTCTTGCTTCTCCACGGGCGCACCTCTCCCCAGCGCTACGAGGGGAGGGCGGACGTGGAGCAGGTCATCCGGCTGTCCAGGGCCTTCCCGGGCAGGGTGGTGGGCTCCGGGGACGTCTTCTCCCCCGACGACGCGCTTAGGTACCTGGAGGGGGGGTGTGTGGCGGTGCTTCTCGCCCGGGGCTTCGTGAGGGACCCCCTCCTTGCGCTCCGTTGCGCCCGGAGGCTAGGTCTAAGGCCCCCGGGGGACGCGGACCTCAAGGGTGCCCTCCTGGAGCTGGGGGACATGTTGGCCAGCCACGAGGGGGAGAGGACCTGCCTCATCCTGGTGAAGCGGATGGTCGCCGGGGCCCTGAAGGGGCACCCCCACGACGCGGAGAGGAGAAACCGGGTCATGTCCTTGAAGAGCTGGGGTGATCTCAGGGAGTTCATCCTGGCTTGGCCCCTTTAG
- a CDS encoding helix-hairpin-helix domain-containing protein, with the protein MDRRSLWIAVGALGCFALAFLLMWAFSGRFDTGEGRNVAGDMTRITDPPRASRGAQEGKPDVAQEDQWVVYVTGAVIRPGVVKVPPGSRVYVAVEAAGGPAVRADLEAINMASPLSDGDHVRVPFKGEPAGAAPPPTASSRMSSHSAPPPPQGGVRSPSSPVPSPAPAGKVNVNRAGLEELKSLPGVGDKTAQAIIDYRTANGPFRDVKDLMKVKGIGPKKLEKMAPLVEVSP; encoded by the coding sequence GTGGATCGCAGGTCCCTTTGGATCGCAGTGGGGGCCCTGGGGTGCTTCGCCCTGGCGTTTCTCCTCATGTGGGCCTTCTCCGGCCGGTTCGACACCGGTGAGGGGCGTAACGTGGCGGGGGACATGACCAGGATCACCGATCCGCCCCGGGCGTCCCGGGGGGCCCAGGAGGGAAAGCCTGATGTGGCCCAGGAGGACCAGTGGGTGGTGTACGTCACCGGGGCGGTGATCCGTCCGGGGGTGGTGAAGGTGCCCCCGGGGAGCCGGGTCTACGTGGCGGTGGAGGCCGCCGGAGGTCCCGCCGTCCGGGCGGACCTGGAGGCCATAAACATGGCGAGCCCCTTGAGCGATGGGGACCACGTTCGGGTCCCCTTCAAGGGTGAGCCCGCCGGGGCCGCCCCACCGCCCACCGCCTCAAGCCGGATGAGCTCCCATTCGGCGCCCCCGCCCCCCCAAGGGGGGGTGAGATCCCCTTCAAGTCCAGTCCCCTCCCCGGCCCCGGCCGGAAAGGTCAACGTTAACCGGGCGGGGCTCGAGGAGCTAAAGTCCCTGCCGGGGGTGGGGGACAAGACCGCTCAGGCGATAATCGACTACAGGACCGCCAACGGCCCCTTCCGGGACGTGAAGGACCTCATGAAGGTTAAGGGCATCGGCCCCAAGAAGCTGGAGAAGATGGCTCCCCTGGTGGAGGTGTCACCCTAA
- the miaB gene encoding tRNA (N6-isopentenyl adenosine(37)-C2)-methylthiotransferase MiaB yields MGTFNINVFGCQMNVYDADKLRAALLGMGWTQGEPGGSDVEVYVTCSIRDKAEQKVLSEIGRHSRSKERPLVALVGCMAQRTGRELARRFPWVKVVAGPRHLGKVPEALERSMADGEVRLLLDEDPREVDDLCCTPHVEEGAVRGYVTIAHGCDHFCAYCIVPYVRGRFRSRDPEGIVEEVRQLVARGVREITLLGQNVNRYGKDLPGGPQFPGLLEMVARVEGISRVRFATNHPVDFSRELVDVMVRCEKVCPSINLPVQSGSDRVLKLMGRGYTRDEYLSMVALLRDNLPEVGITSDLIVGFPGETPEDFEKSLSLLEEVRFDLVHTAAYSVRPGTRAERMEGHLDVSTKAERLNRVNQLQARISLEINLSKVGRVYPVLVEGPAPKGEGMWQGRTPQDKVVLFKGPSKVGEEVPVRITSALAWYLQGELI; encoded by the coding sequence ATGGGTACTTTCAATATAAACGTCTTCGGCTGCCAGATGAACGTGTACGACGCGGACAAGCTCCGGGCCGCCCTTCTTGGCATGGGCTGGACCCAAGGGGAGCCTGGCGGGTCGGACGTGGAGGTGTACGTCACCTGCAGCATAAGGGACAAGGCGGAGCAGAAGGTGTTGAGCGAGATAGGCCGCCACAGCCGGTCCAAGGAGCGGCCGCTGGTGGCCCTGGTGGGGTGCATGGCCCAGAGGACCGGGAGGGAGCTGGCCCGACGCTTCCCCTGGGTCAAGGTGGTGGCGGGGCCTAGGCACCTTGGAAAGGTTCCGGAGGCGCTCGAGAGGTCCATGGCGGACGGGGAGGTTCGGCTGCTCCTGGACGAGGATCCCCGGGAGGTGGACGACCTCTGCTGCACCCCCCACGTGGAGGAGGGGGCCGTGAGGGGCTACGTCACCATAGCCCACGGGTGTGATCACTTCTGCGCCTACTGCATCGTCCCCTACGTGAGGGGGCGCTTTAGGTCCCGGGACCCGGAGGGGATAGTGGAGGAGGTCCGCCAGCTGGTTGCCAGGGGCGTCCGGGAGATCACCCTCCTGGGGCAGAACGTGAACCGGTACGGGAAGGACCTGCCGGGGGGACCCCAGTTCCCCGGGCTTCTGGAGATGGTGGCCCGGGTGGAGGGCATATCCCGGGTTAGGTTCGCCACCAACCACCCGGTGGACTTCTCCAGGGAGCTGGTGGATGTGATGGTCCGCTGCGAGAAGGTGTGCCCCTCCATAAACCTGCCGGTCCAGTCCGGCAGCGACCGGGTGCTCAAGCTGATGGGCCGGGGCTACACCCGGGACGAGTACCTGTCCATGGTGGCCCTGCTGAGGGATAACCTGCCCGAGGTGGGGATAACCTCGGACCTGATCGTGGGCTTCCCAGGGGAGACCCCGGAGGACTTCGAGAAGTCCCTGTCTCTTCTGGAGGAGGTCCGGTTCGACCTGGTGCACACCGCCGCCTACTCGGTCAGGCCGGGCACCAGGGCGGAGCGGATGGAGGGGCACCTGGACGTGTCCACCAAGGCTGAGCGCCTCAACCGGGTTAACCAGCTCCAGGCCCGCATATCCCTGGAGATAAACCTGTCCAAGGTGGGCCGGGTCTACCCGGTGCTGGTGGAGGGTCCGGCGCCCAAGGGGGAAGGGATGTGGCAGGGGAGGACCCCCCAGGACAAGGTGGTCCTCTTCAAGGGGCCGTCCAAGGTGGGGGAGGAGGTGCCGGTGAGGATAACCTCCGCCCTGGCCTGGTATCTTCAGGGAGAGCTGATATAG
- a CDS encoding tRNA (adenine-N1)-methyltransferase, which translates to MLNYGDLVFLWSPRKGDSFLLKLSKGAVQGSRLGQLRHDDFVGHDYGDVVRSHSGEAFALLRPTLGEYTRRIKRNTQIVFPKEAGFVLMHLNIGPGSRVVECGTGSGGLTCVFAHFVGDEGHVYTYDRRQEFSELAMRNAERWGVADRISFKVRSLDEGFDERDVDAVFLDLPTPWDYIDKAREALAPGNRIAILVPTFNQIERTLDALRDNHFADPQVLEILLRYLKTDPRRIRPEDMMVGHTGYLIFASKSQEGLYDGVEQRRSRRGEDGAELEETPEA; encoded by the coding sequence ATGCTTAACTACGGGGATCTGGTGTTCCTATGGTCCCCCCGGAAGGGGGACTCGTTCCTCCTCAAGCTGTCCAAGGGGGCGGTCCAGGGGTCCAGGCTGGGGCAACTACGGCACGATGACTTCGTGGGGCATGATTACGGTGACGTGGTACGGAGCCACAGCGGGGAGGCCTTCGCACTGCTGAGGCCCACGTTGGGGGAGTACACCCGCAGGATAAAGAGGAACACCCAGATAGTGTTCCCCAAGGAGGCGGGGTTCGTGTTGATGCACCTCAACATAGGCCCCGGCTCCCGGGTGGTGGAGTGCGGCACCGGCTCGGGGGGGCTCACCTGCGTCTTCGCCCACTTCGTGGGGGATGAGGGGCACGTCTACACCTACGACCGGCGCCAGGAGTTCTCGGAGCTGGCCATGAGGAACGCGGAGCGGTGGGGGGTGGCGGACCGGATCTCGTTCAAGGTGCGCTCCTTGGACGAGGGGTTCGACGAGAGGGACGTGGACGCGGTATTCCTTGACCTGCCGACTCCCTGGGACTACATCGACAAGGCCCGGGAGGCCCTGGCCCCCGGTAACCGGATAGCCATCCTGGTCCCCACCTTCAACCAGATCGAGAGGACCTTGGACGCCCTCAGGGATAACCACTTCGCGGACCCCCAGGTGCTGGAGATCCTGCTCCGGTACCTCAAGACGGATCCCCGGCGGATCCGTCCCGAGGACATGATGGTGGGGCACACGGGCTACCTCATCTTCGCCAGCAAGTCCCAGGAGGGACTCTACGATGGGGTTGAACAGCGGCGCTCCAGGAGGGGGGAGGATGGGGCAGAGCTTGAGGAGACCCCCGAAGCCTAA
- the rd gene encoding rubredoxin gives MKKYVCTVCGYVYDPANGDPDSGIAPGTPFEEIPDDWVCPVCGVGKDMFEESE, from the coding sequence ATGAAGAAGTACGTCTGCACCGTCTGCGGCTACGTTTACGACCCGGCCAACGGGGACCCGGACTCCGGAATTGCCCCGGGCACTCCCTTTGAGGAGATCCCCGACGACTGGGTCTGCCCGGTCTGCGGCGTGGGCAAGGACATGTTCGAGGAGTCCGAGTGA
- a CDS encoding type III pantothenate kinase codes for MILVVDVGNTNTVIGVYVGDQLRGSWRVMSERRTSDELGLTLTGLMGAGGLGGHLEGAIISSVVPSLDGPWREAIRRYMGVEPLEVSCQLDLGIQVAYGNPAEVGADRLVNAVAGVALYGSPIAIVDLGTAITLDVVDRQGRYLGGAIAPGLVLSMETLFSRTAKLPQVSLDAPGSVIGKSTMESIRSGIIYGYAGMIDSLVDRVFVELREEFPVLATGGHASVLAEHSRHRVTVDPWLTLKGLKIIYERNRQ; via the coding sequence TTGATTCTGGTGGTGGACGTGGGCAACACCAACACGGTGATCGGGGTCTACGTGGGGGACCAGCTCCGGGGTAGCTGGAGGGTCATGTCCGAGCGGAGGACCTCCGACGAGCTGGGGCTCACCTTGACGGGTCTCATGGGGGCCGGTGGGCTGGGGGGGCACCTGGAGGGGGCCATAATATCCAGCGTGGTCCCCAGCCTGGACGGCCCCTGGCGGGAGGCCATCCGGAGGTATATGGGGGTGGAGCCCCTGGAGGTGAGCTGTCAGCTGGACCTGGGGATCCAGGTGGCCTACGGCAATCCGGCGGAGGTGGGGGCCGACAGGCTGGTGAACGCGGTGGCTGGTGTTGCCCTCTACGGGAGCCCCATCGCCATAGTGGACCTGGGGACCGCCATAACCCTGGACGTGGTGGACCGACAGGGGAGGTACCTGGGGGGGGCAATAGCCCCTGGGCTGGTGTTGAGCATGGAGACCCTGTTCTCAAGGACCGCCAAGCTGCCCCAGGTGAGCCTGGACGCCCCTGGCAGCGTCATAGGCAAGTCCACCATGGAGTCCATAAGGTCCGGTATAATATACGGTTACGCGGGCATGATCGACTCCCTGGTGGACCGGGTCTTCGTGGAGCTGAGGGAGGAGTTCCCGGTGCTGGCCACCGGCGGGCACGCCTCCGTCCTGGCGGAGCACTCCAGGCACCGGGTCACGGTGGACCCGTGGCTCACCCTCAAGGGGCTCAAGATCATATACGAGAGGAACCGTCAATGA
- a CDS encoding epoxyqueuosine reductase QueH, giving the protein MGQSLRRPPKPKLLLHICCAPDATVPWPRLMEDFMVTGYFYGSNVHPGDEYLLRARAVEALARHLDGDVLFEPYDPEGWMDRTRRLEGEVEGGGRCGLCFALQLLQCAKRAVAGGFDHMCTTLTISPHKDPAGINRIGFAVSSLFGIRWVERVWRKGDGFKKSVSESRRLGLYRQRWCGCLWSMGGV; this is encoded by the coding sequence ATGGGGCAGAGCTTGAGGAGACCCCCGAAGCCTAAGCTGCTTCTGCACATATGTTGCGCCCCGGATGCCACGGTGCCATGGCCCAGGCTGATGGAGGACTTTATGGTCACCGGCTACTTTTACGGGTCCAACGTGCACCCTGGGGACGAGTACCTGTTGAGGGCCCGGGCGGTGGAGGCCCTGGCCCGCCACCTGGATGGGGACGTGCTGTTCGAGCCCTACGACCCGGAGGGGTGGATGGACAGGACCCGGCGTCTTGAGGGGGAGGTGGAGGGCGGGGGCCGTTGCGGCCTCTGCTTCGCCCTCCAGTTGCTCCAGTGTGCCAAAAGGGCTGTGGCGGGGGGCTTCGACCACATGTGCACCACCTTGACCATAAGCCCTCACAAGGACCCGGCCGGGATAAACCGCATAGGGTTCGCGGTGTCCTCCCTCTTCGGGATCCGGTGGGTGGAGAGGGTGTGGCGCAAGGGGGACGGGTTCAAGAAGTCCGTTTCGGAGAGCCGGCGTCTTGGGCTCTACAGGCAGCGGTGGTGCGGCTGCCTATGGTCCATGGGAGGTGTTTGA
- a CDS encoding AIR synthase related protein, which translates to MALTCSLAGKLPPELLSRCVFPYGGCSREDLIIGPCVGEDAAVIKWPGDRYLIFTSDPIVGAVKGAGRLLVRVNANDVAAKGGEPMFLAVTMIIPPSMGVEAASAIMEEIHRECCRIGVAVAGGHTEFNDRYDSPVLMGAMIGSAQRVLSASEVRPGHLVLVTKHLGIEGMSILAHDREDLLGFLSGEELEEVRSWGELTSVVPEAALLRDLASFMHDPTEGGFLGGLGEVESLTGLKVRLEGDLPIHPLTRRAASQLGFDPTCLISSGSLLAFLPPKGLEEAERRLHRAGIPWSVVGEVLDEPFSGEVSVKEELWGLLKRNRNGG; encoded by the coding sequence TTGGCCTTGACGTGTTCGCTGGCGGGCAAGCTCCCGCCGGAGCTCCTCTCCCGGTGCGTCTTCCCCTACGGGGGCTGTAGCCGGGAGGACCTGATAATAGGCCCCTGCGTCGGGGAGGACGCGGCGGTTATAAAGTGGCCCGGTGACAGGTACCTGATCTTCACCTCAGATCCCATCGTGGGGGCCGTGAAGGGGGCGGGACGTCTGCTGGTCCGGGTCAACGCCAACGACGTGGCCGCTAAGGGTGGTGAGCCCATGTTCCTGGCGGTGACCATGATCATCCCCCCGTCCATGGGGGTGGAGGCCGCCTCGGCCATCATGGAGGAGATCCACCGGGAGTGCTGCCGCATAGGCGTGGCGGTGGCGGGGGGGCACACGGAGTTCAACGACCGGTACGACAGCCCGGTCCTCATGGGGGCCATGATAGGTTCCGCCCAGCGGGTCCTGTCCGCCTCGGAGGTGAGGCCCGGTCACCTGGTGCTGGTCACCAAGCACCTGGGCATAGAGGGGATGAGCATCCTGGCCCACGACCGGGAGGATCTGCTGGGGTTCCTCTCCGGGGAAGAGCTGGAGGAGGTCCGGTCCTGGGGGGAGCTCACCTCGGTGGTCCCCGAGGCGGCCCTCCTCAGGGATCTGGCGTCCTTCATGCACGACCCCACCGAGGGGGGCTTCCTGGGGGGCCTGGGGGAGGTGGAGAGCCTAACGGGCCTCAAGGTCCGCCTGGAGGGGGACCTACCAATTCACCCCCTGACCCGGCGGGCGGCGTCTCAACTTGGGTTTGACCCCACATGCCTAATCTCCTCCGGTAGCCTCCTGGCCTTCCTGCCCCCTAAGGGGCTGGAGGAGGCGGAGAGGAGGCTCCATCGGGCGGGGATACCCTGGTCGGTGGTGGGGGAGGTGTTGGATGAGCCCTTCAGCGGGGAGGTCAGCGTGAAGGAGGAGCTCTGGGGACTTCTTAAGAGGAACAGGAACGGAGGTTGA
- a CDS encoding M24 family metallopeptidase, whose amino-acid sequence MVFDVYAERVGRLLSMMDREGLDGFFVLVVEGLNWESAYYLSGYRGSSAAFLVSRHGGVLITDGRYLAQARSQSPFEVEDQGGRSLNEALLDRIRRMGLRRVGFEADRIFHSTFLELHSHLGGSLVDCSRFMPELRRTKDRREADLIAEAARICADAFLETLSLASPGMTEREFASMLEQKIVSSGAEGGWGSHSFIVASGPRSALPHGVPTDRVLCQGEWFTVDFGARYQGYVCDVTRNVAVGSLDPWARDVYQVLVAAQDQAVRALMEGERQASQVDQAARRVIQEAGMGDLFSHGLGHGLGLEVHEAPRVSSRSQDVLAPGDVITVEPGIYLEGKGGLRVEDDYLISSQGVECLSSPLPREMFVIR is encoded by the coding sequence GTGGTCTTCGACGTCTATGCCGAGAGGGTTGGGCGGCTCCTGTCCATGATGGACCGGGAGGGGTTGGACGGATTCTTCGTCCTGGTGGTGGAGGGGCTCAACTGGGAGAGCGCCTACTACCTTAGCGGGTATCGGGGTAGTAGCGCTGCCTTTCTGGTCAGCCGCCATGGGGGAGTCCTCATAACCGACGGTCGCTACCTGGCCCAGGCCAGGTCCCAGAGCCCCTTCGAGGTGGAGGACCAGGGGGGCCGGTCGTTAAACGAGGCCCTGCTGGACAGGATAAGGCGGATGGGGCTCCGCCGGGTGGGGTTCGAGGCGGACAGGATCTTCCACTCCACGTTCCTGGAGCTCCACTCCCACCTGGGGGGCTCCCTGGTGGACTGCTCCCGTTTCATGCCCGAGCTTAGGCGCACCAAGGACAGGCGGGAGGCGGACCTGATCGCCGAGGCGGCCAGGATCTGCGCCGATGCGTTCCTGGAGACCTTGAGCCTGGCGAGCCCGGGCATGACCGAGAGGGAGTTCGCCTCCATGCTGGAGCAGAAGATAGTATCCTCCGGCGCCGAGGGGGGCTGGGGGAGCCACTCCTTCATAGTGGCCTCCGGGCCAAGGAGCGCCCTGCCCCACGGGGTCCCCACCGATAGGGTCCTCTGTCAGGGGGAGTGGTTCACCGTGGACTTCGGGGCCCGCTACCAGGGCTACGTATGCGACGTCACCCGGAACGTGGCGGTCGGGTCCCTGGACCCCTGGGCAAGGGACGTCTACCAGGTGCTGGTGGCAGCCCAGGACCAGGCGGTCAGGGCCCTGATGGAGGGGGAGAGGCAGGCCTCTCAGGTGGACCAGGCGGCCCGGCGGGTCATCCAGGAGGCTGGAATGGGGGACCTGTTCTCCCACGGGCTGGGCCACGGGCTGGGGCTCGAGGTCCACGAGGCCCCCCGGGTCTCCAGCCGGAGCCAGGACGTGCTGGCCCCGGGGGATGTGATAACCGTGGAGCCCGGCATATACCTGGAGGGCAAGGGTGGGCTACGGGTGGAGGATGACTATTTGATCTCCTCCCAGGGGGTGGAGTGCCTATCCTCCCCGTTGCCCCGGGAGATGTTCGTCATCCGCTGA
- the lysS gene encoding lysine--tRNA ligase, whose protein sequence is MSDASDRGQVQGCMPEEEIFRQRKEKLFRLREEGYDPFSIDKFDRQHSVGYVRERYDHLAPDQEGEELLSVAGRIMTLRRHGKASFATLEEDSGRIQLYFQLDQLGEESYGFFKKWVDTGDILGVNGRAFRTQRGELSIKVTEFKLLTKALRPLPEKWHGLKDQEVRYRQRYLDLMVNPEVRETFRKRTRIIQTVRRVMESHGTLEVTTPILSTLAGGANARPFVTFHNALGIPMYLRIATELYLKRLVVGMFDRVYEIGPNFRNEGIDLKHNPEFTAMEVYWAYANNEDMMNLCEEILVACADAVGSRTFTYQGREICFEPPFRRATMMDLVREHTGIDFEIISDEEARRIALERKVVEELKGYETRYHLLPEFFDAYVEDKLIQPTFVIGHPTVISPLAKRNPDNPDITDRFELFVNGSELANAFSELNDPLDQRERFLEQVRQKEAGDDEAHVFDEDFINALEYGLPPTGGMGIGIDRLVMLLTDSKSIRDVILFPTMKPKA, encoded by the coding sequence ATGAGCGACGCCAGCGACCGAGGTCAGGTTCAGGGTTGCATGCCTGAGGAGGAGATATTCCGTCAGCGGAAGGAGAAGCTCTTCCGCCTTCGGGAGGAGGGGTACGACCCCTTCAGCATAGATAAGTTCGACCGTCAGCACTCGGTGGGCTACGTGCGGGAGAGGTACGATCATCTGGCCCCGGACCAGGAGGGGGAGGAGCTCCTGTCCGTGGCGGGGCGGATCATGACCTTGAGGCGTCACGGCAAGGCCTCCTTCGCCACCCTCGAGGAGGACAGCGGCAGGATCCAGCTCTACTTCCAGCTGGACCAGCTGGGGGAGGAGTCCTACGGGTTCTTCAAGAAGTGGGTGGACACCGGGGACATCCTTGGGGTCAATGGAAGGGCCTTCAGGACCCAGCGGGGGGAGCTGTCCATAAAGGTGACGGAGTTCAAGCTGCTCACCAAGGCCCTGAGGCCCCTGCCGGAGAAGTGGCATGGCCTCAAGGACCAGGAGGTGCGTTACCGGCAGCGGTACCTGGACCTGATGGTCAACCCGGAGGTGCGGGAGACCTTCAGGAAGAGGACCAGGATAATCCAGACGGTCCGTCGGGTCATGGAGTCCCACGGCACCCTGGAGGTCACCACCCCGATCCTTTCAACCCTGGCGGGGGGGGCCAACGCCAGGCCCTTCGTGACCTTCCATAACGCCCTGGGCATCCCCATGTACCTCCGGATAGCCACCGAGCTGTACCTGAAGCGGCTGGTGGTGGGAATGTTCGACCGGGTCTACGAGATAGGTCCCAACTTCAGGAACGAGGGGATAGACCTGAAGCACAACCCGGAGTTCACCGCCATGGAGGTCTACTGGGCCTACGCCAACAACGAGGACATGATGAACCTGTGCGAGGAGATCCTGGTGGCCTGCGCCGACGCGGTGGGGTCCAGGACCTTCACCTACCAGGGTAGGGAGATATGCTTCGAGCCCCCCTTCAGGCGGGCCACCATGATGGACCTTGTGAGGGAGCACACCGGCATAGACTTCGAGATCATAAGTGACGAGGAGGCCCGCCGGATCGCCCTGGAGCGGAAGGTGGTGGAGGAGCTCAAGGGGTACGAGACCCGGTATCACCTGCTGCCGGAGTTCTTCGACGCCTACGTGGAGGACAAGCTTATCCAGCCCACCTTCGTGATAGGGCATCCCACAGTCATCTCCCCCCTGGCCAAGAGGAACCCGGACAACCCGGACATAACCGACCGGTTTGAGCTGTTCGTCAACGGGTCCGAGCTGGCCAACGCCTTCAGCGAGCTCAACGACCCCCTGGACCAGCGGGAGCGGTTCCTGGAGCAGGTGAGGCAGAAGGAGGCGGGGGACGATGAGGCCCACGTGTTCGACGAGGACTTCATAAACGCCCTGGAGTACGGCCTGCCCCCAACGGGAGGCATGGGGATAGGGATAGACCGGCTGGTGATGCTCCTCACCGACTCCAAGTCCATAAGGGACGTGATCCTGTTCCCCACCATGAAGCCCAAGGCCTGA